A genomic segment from uncultured Erythrobacter sp. encodes:
- the argF gene encoding ornithine carbamoyltransferase: MTAASGAYRHFLNLGDAGGDDIAAMINDAIDRKAARVGLPKGAPDADGPLKGRVLALVFEKNSTRTRVSFDIAMRQLGGSVLLLDSASSQLGRGESIADTARVLSRMVDGIMLRTDDHAKIEEMARHATVPVINGLTDMSHPCQIMADLLTVIGHGKSLPGLEVAWFGDGNNVLHSILEAAGLMKFNVRVATPAGYEPDPAFVELARAGGATVTLTQDAAAAARGADVIVTDTWISMGQEHVHNKLAAMAPYQVNAALMAHAKPDAVFLHCLPAHVDEEVSEEVFEGPQSVVFDEAENRIHAQKSVLLWSFGLLSS; this comes from the coding sequence ATGACCGCTGCATCGGGGGCCTATCGCCACTTCCTCAATCTCGGGGATGCGGGCGGCGATGATATCGCAGCGATGATCAATGATGCGATCGATCGCAAGGCGGCGCGCGTGGGCCTGCCCAAAGGCGCGCCCGATGCCGATGGCCCGCTCAAAGGCCGCGTGCTGGCGCTGGTGTTCGAGAAGAATTCGACCCGCACCCGCGTCAGCTTTGACATTGCGATGCGCCAGCTGGGTGGCAGCGTGTTGCTGCTCGATTCGGCCTCAAGCCAGCTTGGGCGGGGGGAGAGCATCGCCGATACGGCCCGTGTGCTCAGCCGGATGGTCGATGGGATCATGCTTCGCACCGATGATCACGCCAAGATCGAGGAAATGGCGCGCCATGCCACGGTGCCGGTGATTAACGGCCTGACCGATATGTCGCACCCCTGCCAGATCATGGCCGATCTCCTCACCGTGATCGGGCATGGCAAGTCGCTGCCGGGGCTCGAGGTCGCGTGGTTCGGGGATGGCAATAATGTGCTGCACTCGATCCTTGAGGCGGCCGGACTGATGAAGTTCAACGTCCGCGTGGCGACCCCGGCGGGGTATGAGCCTGATCCGGCCTTCGTCGAACTGGCGCGGGCGGGCGGAGCGACTGTCACTCTGACGCAGGATGCCGCCGCTGCCGCGCGCGGGGCGGATGTGATCGTAACCGATACCTGGATCTCGATGGGGCAGGAGCACGTCCACAACAAGCTGGCGGCGATGGCCCCCTATCAGGTGAACGCCGCGCTGATGGCGCATGCTAAGCCTGATGCAGTGTTCCTCCACTGCCTGCCCGCCCACGTGGACGAGGAAGTCAGCGAAGAGGTATTCGAAGGCCCGCAGTCGGTGGTGTTCGACGAAGCCGAGAACCGCATCCACGCGCAGAAATCGGTGCTGTTGTGGAGTTTCGGGCTGCTCAGTAGCTAG
- a CDS encoding Hsp33 family molecular chaperone HslO: MTDTTDMTETFADTLMGFTLPGRSARGRIVRMDSVLEQVLSAHDYPAPITHLLGEALVLGTLMGGLLKGDAAQLTMQAQTQGGIVKLLVVDYRDGAVRGYADFDGERLAKLGSNPALQTLFGEGYLAITFEAAGNKRYQGIVTLEGDSLAEACESYFSQSEQIPTLIRVASRAGAGGRMAAGLLIQHLADGEEGRERLHVRLDHPDWEHVAVMAGSISHDELLDRTLSLEAIAWRLFHEEDEVRVVPGAALSRGCRCSAAHYETIIARFPADEQEEMRGTDGLIAVDCAFCSRTFALAI; this comes from the coding sequence ATGACTGACACGACCGACATGACCGAGACCTTCGCCGACACCCTGATGGGCTTCACCTTGCCGGGCCGCAGCGCGCGCGGGCGTATCGTGCGGATGGACAGCGTGCTGGAACAGGTGCTCTCGGCACATGATTACCCCGCGCCGATCACGCACCTGCTGGGCGAGGCGTTGGTGCTGGGCACGCTGATGGGCGGCCTGCTGAAGGGCGATGCCGCGCAGCTCACCATGCAGGCGCAGACGCAGGGCGGGATCGTGAAACTGCTGGTGGTCGATTATCGCGACGGCGCAGTGCGCGGCTATGCGGATTTCGATGGCGAGCGGCTGGCGAAGCTGGGGTCCAATCCCGCGCTCCAGACGCTGTTCGGCGAAGGCTATCTCGCGATCACATTCGAAGCCGCGGGCAATAAGCGCTATCAGGGAATCGTCACGCTGGAAGGCGATAGCCTCGCCGAAGCGTGTGAGAGCTATTTCAGCCAGTCCGAACAGATCCCGACGCTGATTCGCGTCGCCAGCCGCGCCGGTGCAGGCGGGCGCATGGCCGCAGGGCTGCTGATCCAGCATCTGGCCGATGGCGAGGAGGGGCGCGAACGGCTGCACGTCCGCCTCGACCATCCCGATTGGGAACATGTTGCGGTGATGGCTGGCTCGATCAGCCATGACGAACTGCTCGACCGCACGCTCTCGCTCGAGGCGATCGCGTGGCGGTTGTTCCATGAGGAAGACGAGGTCCGGGTCGTGCCGGGTGCGGCGCTGTCGCGGGGATGCCGGTGCAGCGCGGCGCATTACGAGACGATTATCGCGCGCTTCCCGGCCGATGAGCAGGAAGAGATGCGCGGCACCGACGGCCTGATCGCGGTCGATTGCGCCTTCTGTTCGCGCACTTTCGCACTGGCGATCTGA
- a CDS encoding DUF3617 family protein, producing MRVLALGAIAAGAALWFAVPVVAQGNGLAMLGTLTKGEWTIKQRGMARDRKICVKSGAELIQLMHRESGCSQFVVEDGAARVTVQYTCPGNGYGRTSIRRETGALAQLESQGIHDGMPFQLTAEARRTGAC from the coding sequence ATGCGCGTACTTGCTTTGGGGGCGATTGCAGCCGGGGCGGCACTGTGGTTTGCCGTGCCGGTTGTGGCGCAGGGCAATGGCCTTGCGATGCTCGGCACGCTGACCAAGGGCGAGTGGACCATCAAGCAGCGCGGTATGGCGCGGGATCGCAAGATCTGCGTCAAGTCAGGCGCCGAGCTGATCCAGCTGATGCACCGGGAAAGCGGGTGCAGCCAGTTTGTCGTGGAGGATGGCGCCGCGCGCGTCACGGTGCAGTACACCTGCCCGGGCAATGGCTACGGCCGCACCAGCATTCGCCGCGAGACCGGCGCGCTCGCCCAGCTGGAAAGTCAGGGCATCCATGATGGCATGCCGTTCCAGCTGACGGCTGAGGCACGCCGCACGGGC